ATCGTTTGGTAGGGCGCAGGCTCCGGCAAGCCACGTCCTCGTTGAGTAAGACGGGGTTCTATTTTTAACCAGCCCGGCTTGGCGGAGCCTGCGCCCTACCGTGAGTTTCCTGAACGATCTTTTTCCGGGAGTCGAAATTCTGGTGTCAAAGGCGTTCATGAGGGTGTAATTGAATCCACGGGGTAAGTTCATCGACTCTCCGGGAGGGACCACCTCCGTGTGGTCCGTGCATGAGAGTGGTCGTGCGGCCAAAACAATCGGACGGGACAGAGCCCGTCCCTCCCGCCACAAAGGTTTTTCAACCCCGCGTTCAAAACTGCACCCGTTCACGACTCGAAGCTTGATGTCAATTGACCCAGCGATTCAGGATCGCATTGGTAGTGCCATCCTGTGCCCATTTTCGGAGGGCGGTGTTCACTGCGCTGAGGAGAGCGGGCGATTGGCGGGAGACTCCCCAGACCATGAGGTCTTCGGTCAGGACCGGAAGAGCAACGGTCAGACCCTCATTCTGGTAGGTGCCGGCCATCCAGAGAACGGTTGGAGCGTCGTGGATGAATAGCTCAATCCGCTCGTTGATTACGGCCTTTGCACCCTCCTCAGCGGACGAATAGGTGCGCAGAGTTGCGTTAGGGAAGCGAGACTCGACGAGAAATTCACCAGTGGTCCCACGTTCGGCACCCATGCGGACGTTAGCATTGGCGATCTGCCCCGGAAAGGTATACTTCGACGCGTTTTTTCGAAGGACCATCGCCCTTTGGCCACTTCGCACATAAGGATTGGAAAGAAATATGACGGCAGCTCGTTCTGGGGTGTAATTCATCCCCGCCATAATGATGTCGATCTCTCCACGTTGGAGGGCGGGAATCAATCTTTCCCAATTCATGCGTACGAAACGAGGCTCGAGCGCAAGCTCCTGACCAAGAGCCCTGGCAAAGTCGATCTCCATCCCTAGGAGCTCTCCGTTTTGCTCGAAGACGAAGGGCGGCATGTTGGCGGTAATGCCGATGCGGAGGGTGTTCTCGTCTTTGGGAATGGATTCGGATTTGCCTGCATTGGAAGCACTCTGGCACCCAACCACTAGCGACAGAACGACGGTAGCCAAAGACAGTGCGAGAGTGCGAATTTTGAAATACGCGGGCATGATAGCAGTCCATTTCCTGACTGGCTTTGTGACAAGACAATACGGCTACGCGCCAAACTGTGCGTGTTGCGGGGTGCGCGGTTGATCAAGTTGAAGTTCTTCTCTTTCGAGACGGAATGAGACCTCATTTCCTCTTTCCCATGGGTGTGTCGCTCAAAAGACAATGTCCGCAATGGACCACCTTTTTCGTGGCATTCGTCGGCAGCTAAAGCAGCCGCTCCACGACTATGAATATGGAAGGCTTCTGACAATTTCCTGACAAAAGTCTGACCTCTCCCTGACGACTTGCAAAGCCCACGGTGGCAAGATGGTGACGCGAATGATCGCGAAACCATAAACCAAGGAATTCAATGAAAAGTGTAACTAGAGGAACTCTGTTTAAAAGTGTGTTAGCGGGTCTACTGATCGGTGGGACCGTTCTCGGTTCAGCATCCGGAAATGTCGCCAAGGATCCGGTTCGGATTGATGTAAGGTTGGACCGGCCTGTTCTTCACGCGAATCAAGCCGGAAGAGTCGTTGTTCAAATCGAGGTCAAGCCTGATGAGATTGACTCAGAAGGTCAGAGGACGCCGGTAAACCTGGGTCTTGTTCTGGATCGCTCGAGTTCAATGAGCGGGGAGAAGATTGTGCAGGCGATAGAAGCGGCCAGTTTGGCTGTCGGACAACTCGGTCCCAATGACATTGTGTCTGTCATTGTTTACGATGATACGGTCGACACGATAGCGCCGGCCACGAAGGCCACCCGCGAACAGCGTCTTTCCATACAACGAATGCTTGAGAGGATTCGCGCGAAGGGAAGCACGGCTTTGTATTATGGTCTCACCCAGGCTGCCGGTGAGTTGAGAAAGTTCTCCAAAGACGGATACGTCAATCGACTGGTTCTTCTCTCAGACGGGTTGGCCAACGTAGGACCGAGCGCGCCTTCGGATTTCCAAAGGCTGGCAACTTCGCTCGCTGCCGAGGATTTGATCGTGAGCACGGTTGGGCTCGGTAAGAATTTCAACGAGGACGTGATGACGACTCTTGCAGCAGCTGGTCAGGGGAACACCTATTTCGTTGAATCAGCGAGGGATCTTCCACGCATTTTTGAGCAGGAGTTGGGAGATGTTCTCAGCGTCGCGGCGACAGATGTTGAAATTACGATTCGATCAAGGGACGGAGTTCGCGTTTTGAGGGGAATCGGGCGTGAGGCTTCGATTGAGGACAGTCGTGTAGCCACGGTGAAAATGCCGCAGGTCTACGGGGGACTGAACAAGCTGGCATTGATCGAAGTTGAAGTTCCGGCAGGGGAGGAAGGAAAACGCCTCGAGCTGGTCGATGTAGAGGTCGCTTACCGGCTGGCCGGGAATGAAAATGTGATTCGGCAGGAGGTCGTTGTTCCGGTATCTTTCTCAGCCGAAGAGGAAAGAGTCACGAGTGCAGTCCAAACTCAGGTAGTGACAAATGTCGTCGAAAACCGATTGGC
This window of the Verrucomicrobiota bacterium genome carries:
- a CDS encoding transporter substrate-binding domain-containing protein, with protein sequence MPAYFKIRTLALSLATVVLSLVVGCQSASNAGKSESIPKDENTLRIGITANMPPFVFEQNGELLGMEIDFARALGQELALEPRFVRMNWERLIPALQRGEIDIIMAGMNYTPERAAVIFLSNPYVRSGQRAMVLRKNASKYTFPGQIANANVRMGAERGTTGEFLVESRFPNATLRTYSSAEEGAKAVINERIELFIHDAPTVLWMAGTYQNEGLTVALPVLTEDLMVWGVSRQSPALLSAVNTALRKWAQDGTTNAILNRWVN
- a CDS encoding VWA domain-containing protein — translated: MKSVTRGTLFKSVLAGLLIGGTVLGSASGNVAKDPVRIDVRLDRPVLHANQAGRVVVQIEVKPDEIDSEGQRTPVNLGLVLDRSSSMSGEKIVQAIEAASLAVGQLGPNDIVSVIVYDDTVDTIAPATKATREQRLSIQRMLERIRAKGSTALYYGLTQAAGELRKFSKDGYVNRLVLLSDGLANVGPSAPSDFQRLATSLAAEDLIVSTVGLGKNFNEDVMTTLAAAGQGNTYFVESARDLPRIFEQELGDVLSVAATDVEITIRSRDGVRVLRGIGREASIEDSRVATVKMPQVYGGLNKLALIEVEVPAGEEGKRLELVDVEVAYRLAGNENVIRQEVVVPVSFSAEEERVTSAVQTQVVTNVVENRLAESKMEAIKLADKGELGLAASSLRVAVDELTIEYEPYAAEDPVFEVGESVALEADRIEEDGFSNKMRKQYRSESFQKVNQQSVQQAEK